Part of the Psilocybe cubensis strain MGC-MH-2018 chromosome 11, whole genome shotgun sequence genome is shown below.
AGGGTAAGGTCCGAGACGTCGGTGGTCGAGTTTAAGTGAAGGACGGGTGGTGCGAATGTTGCGGCGAAGCAACCATACGAGTTGGTCAGGTTGATAAGAGGGTGATGGTAGGACATGTTGATTAAAGTattttgattgtttttcttgcGAAAACTGAAGTTCTGCACGAAGCTCTTGATGAATCTGGTCCAAACGTTGAGCCAGATCGGCGGCGGCAGGGACAGATGAGTCTTCGGAGAGTTTGGGTTCGAAAGTGGGGTGAAAGGCATAGTTAGCGAAGAAAGGTGTTTGTTTTGTTGAAGAGTTTTCGGAGTTATTGAATACAAATTCTGCAAGAGGTAAGTAATCGACCCAGTCATCCTGCTGGTAAGAGCAATAAGCACGTAGGTAAGTCTCAAGCGTCTGGTTGGTACGCTCAGTCAAACCATCGGTGCGAGGATGAAAGGCAGTGGATGTCCgaacatcgacatcgagcCTTGTCATTAGTTCTTTCCAAAAGTGCGAAATAAATTGTGCACCACGGTCTGAGACAATCGAGTCCGGAAGACCGTGATAACGAAAGATTCGATCCACGAATATCCACGCCAAATCTGGCGCAGACGTGGACTCGACGCACGGAATAAAGTGTGCGGCACGAGTTAAACGATCACAAACAACAAAAATTGAATCATACCCATGGGATTTCGGTAGCTTGACGATGAAATCCATCGATATCGACTTCCACGGGCGATTTGGAATGTCGAGAGGCTGGAGGATACCGTATGGTTTGTGTCGAGGAGCCTTGATACGACCACAGGTATCACACGCAGCAACATAGCGGCGGATATACGTGTTGACGCCAGGCCATGAATAATCGCGCATAACCTTGTTCATAGTGAGAGCACGGCCAGGGTGTCCACCAAGAACACAGTCATGACGTTGATAGACGATTTCTTGACGTAACGACTTGGGTACGTACACACGACCTTTATGGAAAACCATATTGTCATGCACCACAAAGTCACGATCGCCTCGAAGAACAGCTTCGCGCCACTCGATGTCTTCACGAAACGCAGATTTGAAGCGTTCCAAGAGTTCGGAGTTGTCGACATTGAGTGTTGTGAGGCCGGCGGAAGAAGGCAGAATTGAAATAGCATTGATAGAAGCGATATAATCTGTAGCATCAGAGGGAAAAATGCGTTCGGTATGAATATGTGTCAGTAAAGCTTGGTGCTGGTGCATCAAGACGTCATCCCCCTTTTTAGGAAAGAAATCGGGGCGCCGTGAAGGAGCATCAGCCACGTTCTGAGCACCAGGCAACCAGTCCAAACGAAAGTCAAAATCAGAAAGAAACATAGACCATCGTGCTTGACGACGATTAAGAAGATAAGAAGACATAAAATACTCAAGATTTCGATGATCACAGCGTACGACTACTGGCTGTGCAGTACCCATAAGCCATGGTCGCATGTCCCGAAATGAATCCACAATAGCGAGAAGTTCTTTATCGTGAACTTCGTAGTTGATTTCAGCGGGACTGAACTTGCGAGAGTGAAACGCAACCGGATGTAGATGACCGTCTTCATCTGGCTGTTGTAAAACACCAGATAAAGCGAAATCGGAAGCGTCAGTGCATAGCGTAGCAGGCTTTGCAGGATTGAAATGTCGTAGAACCGGGTAAGACGTGAATACTCGTTTAAGCTTTTCGAAAGCTTGCCGTTCGACATCTGTAAAATCGAACTTAACGTTCTTGCGAGTTAGTCGGTTCAACGGAAGAGTGATTTCGGCGTAATGGTCAACAAAACGTCGATAAAAATTTGTAAACCCAAGAAAAGATTGAATGTCATGAACAGAATGAGGAACCGGCCAATCAGCTATTGTGGCGAGCTTCTTGGGGTTCATTTTGATGCCGTCAGCACCAATAATATAACCCAGGTACTCAACTTCCGTTTTGTCAAACTCACACTTCTTCGCGTTAGCGAAAAGATGCGAGTCACGGAGACGGTCGAGAACAAGCTTGACATGTGCGTCGTGCTCTTCCTGAGTGCGAGAAAAAATAAGAATATCATCCAAATAAACAACACAAAACACGCCAATGAAATCGCGTAATGTGTCCTGAATAAAAGCTTGAAAAACTGAAGGAGCGTTAGTCAAACCAAAAGGCATAACGAGATATTCGTAAAGGCCGAGAGAAGTGCGAAAAGCAGTCTTCCACTCGTCGCCTTCGCGAATGCGAATAAGATTGAAAGCATTCTTCAGGTCAATGACCGTGAAAAGCTTACAACCTTGGGTACAATCAAGCAAATCATCAATATGCGGGAGAGGATACCTATTCTTTTTTGTGATAGCATTGAGGCCTCGATAATCGACACAGAGGCGTAAATCTccagtcttcttcttgacaaacaAAATCGGAGAAGCGGCGGGTGAAGTCAAGCGTCGAATAAAGCCTTTTTTCACCTGATCATCAATATACTCTGCTAAGGCTTTCTGCTCGTTCTGAGTGAGACGATACATAGGCCCAAACGGAAGATCCTTCCCCTCTTCGATCTCGATCGCACAATCGTACGAACGATGAGGTGGCAGGTTGTTGACTTCGGTGGGAGAGAAGACCGAATTTGCCCACGGTATGTACTTGGTGGGAATATATTTTTCGAATTCGGAAGGTGACGGTACACTTGGAGGGTCGAGAATGTCGTCCAAAAGTGACTGTTcggatgacatagtggcgGCTACATATGCAGGGGAGCCAGCCGGGTGGTAACGCAGCATTGCAAAAGGTGTATTCTTCGCACACTTGCGGAAACGATGAGAGTTAATGGTGGCCACATTGATTTTGCGACCGGGCAATGGGTTATTGAGGGTGGAGCGACCGTAGCCAGTCCAACGAGTGAGGAAATTGAGAAATGAAGGCGTAGACGAGGCGGaagtttgaagttgaaattTGGGTTCTGAAGTTTGAACTGAAGGATCAATAGAACGAGACGAAAACATAGTACCGCGATGTAGACCGAAGCCTAAACCGGTAGTGGTAATTGAACACTCATGTAGAGCATTCCGAGGACGAGAAAGATGCTCGAGACCGAAGCCTCTTGCCGAAACGGTAACAGAAGTCATAGGAGTAAGATTACAACAAGAAAGAGTAAGATCCGGATTCATCCAATCCACATCAGGATTGTGACGCCGAAGCCAATCAAGTCCAAGAATTAAAGGAAACGCAACGGAAACAACACTAAGAGCAATACGCTCTTTATGTTTATCAACACACAATTCAGAAATAATATCCTGAGTAACGAGACCAGAAGCAATAGGACGGTCGTCCACTGCAAGAATAGGAACCGGTATATCTTTTGTGCGACGCGGCAATGAGTGCCGTGCACTAAAGACGTCCGAAATACATGAAgcagtagctccagaatcaatTAACGCATAAGTGTGAATCGGTTTACGATTCGGAAATCGAAGAATAACATTAATAAAAAAATGATGCGGAGAATCAGAATAATGAGAGGCAGCAAAAACATAACGCGGAGACGGATAACGAGAAAAAGTTGTCCACGACCCGTTATTGAGCCGGGCGTGAATGGGCTCCGAATCGGAAACATGATGAGTCCCAACATCTGCATCCGGTAGCCCTGGGACTGTTAAAGAGCTACCGGCTAGGCTTTTCCCGAAGGATCAGCCTTGCCTTTACCCTTGTCCttgtattttttctttgcataCTCGGACATATTAGGGCAACGAGACGCTGGATGACCTCCTTTGCCACAGTAATAGCAAAGATGAAGATCTGTACGGCGCTTACGTTCAGCATCCGTAATAGGACCACGATGCATAGCATCAACCTCCATAGGAACAACATCATTGTTCGAAGACGTCGACGCAACAGGAGCTGACGTAGCGGGTTGCGAAGAAACATAAGAACGTGAAGAATTTGCCAAACTTGCCTTGTCAAAAATCGACTTAGCGGGACCTGCACGTCGCTCGAGAACACAACGGTGCAGCTTGTTGTCAATGGAAATGACCATCTTGACATAATCGTCAAAGACGGTTGGGGCATCATTGACAGTGGTAATTGTAATCGCATCCTTGACCGTGTCCTTAAGACCGTCGTAGAACATTTGAATGGTAGTTTGATCTGTCAGATCTAACTCCCAAACGAGTTCACGGAAACGCGATGCATAAGTAGCAGCGGATCCGTCTTGCTTCAGCTTTCGCAACTGTGCAAGAGCTGTCGCATAGCGATCACTGTCTTCGAAGTGCTTTTTAAAAGCCTTCAGAAAAGCATCATAGCTCTCAAAGAGCTCGGGGTGATACTTTTCCATTGACGTATACCATGCACTCGGTGATCCATCCTCGAGATAGAAACCTAAGTACAGGCATTTGTCTCGATCGGATTCAAAAGCAGCACGTTGTAAATGAAGAGCATTATTGATTTCACGTACGAAAGAGTCGACGTGTTGAGCACGTCCGTCAAACTTCTTAGGCTCTCGAACACGGATTGTTGCAGACGGTTTCGAAGAGCCTGACGACGAAGTCGTCGCAGCGCGATTCACGTTCAGTTGTTCGGCAATGAGTTTGAAAGCCTGATGGCTTTCGTTGGCTTCGTGGCTTTGACGGTTGGCGATGTGTTCGAGATTTTGACCAAGACTGAAAATGGCGCGCCAGAGAAAAGTGCGCTCATCTTCGGGTGTCGGGTTGCCAGTAGGACCAGGATTATCGACGTAAGGCACCTGACCAGGCTGCTGTTGAGCATTAGCAGCACTGGCAGTGAACTCGGGGAGGATTTCGAAGGAATTGTTGAAAGCGGGATTGTGAGACATTGTTGATGTGGCAAATAACCGGGCCGCGAACGACCGGAAGATAACGAAGGTTGATAAAcaaggataagataagaaCTAGAAGAGATTTATGTGGTCGAAACAAACTGTTACGGTCAAGAACACAGAGAACGAACAACGAGGATTTTCGATGAGCAAACGATGCGCGTTGTTTCGACAAAGGAACCCAAGACCTATGCTACAAGGAATAAAGCTAGGAATGAAACAAGGCACGTGCTACGGTACGGTACGTGATCATaacacgccggacaaaaatgctgaccagttagcctgggtgttgtcctgaccagtgatgtgactagtaccgtgaccaATTACATACTGTCACAcatatgttgtcacgctaagtcattattagtaggctCAACAGTAAATAGCATATTACTTGATTTTTAATATTTCGTCTTACTCCGCACTGAGTTCCAACGCAAGACAATCAAGTAATTTGCCATTTACTGTCGagcctactaataatgaattaGCGTGACAGCATATGTGTGACACTATGTAATtggtcacggtactagtcacgtcactggtcaggacaacacccaggctaactggtcagcatttttgtccggcgtgtaACAGTAGGCCCGATACTGGTGCTTGTGGgttaaaaattaaaaaagaaaataaaaaaagaaaatacaaaaaaggaaagagaaggagggaagggagggaaCGAATTCACCCTTCATTTCATACTACTAACATCGTTACTACACTGTTAGTATCTAACATATCAGTGGTTCGCATTGCTTCACGATTAGCCGGCTTGGTTCAACTCGGCTAAACTCTTGATTCTCGCTTAGATGAACAAAAATACACGAAAAATAAATCAAACATGGTAAGAGCCCCGAATACATTTCATGGAATCTGATGCTCGCTTACGATTTGACCTCGCATAGATAGCACTGTGCAACGGTTAGATGAAGGTGCGCACATCTCCGACGCCAAGGCAAAGGACTTAGCTGGAAACTGCAACAATTCACAGCAGGGCACCAACAACGCCCACCCGCCGTTCCCGCCGTGATTCCCCAACCCacaccagcaacaacacCCAGAAAATCGAATTGAATACGCGTTGCCGACGCATCCACCATCCCCATGCTCATCAGCCGCGTCCCCCATCCATTCCCAGGCTCGTCAAAACTAAACACCGCGCTTCCCACTTCGAAGACGACGCGCTCGCGTCACGTTGGGGCTCTTGACGACTTGAACGTGCTTTGCCGACGCGTTCACCACCCATTCCCGTCCTCGTCAAGGCTATCCACCGCGCTTCGTGCCTCGAAAACGATGTGCTCGGATGATGTTGAGGGTTCTTGGCAAGGTTAGTGTCACTGACAGCCTCCATATGATGCTGTACTCACCATACCACACTCATACACACCCAGCAAGTCGTATCGAACACGTTTCAATGCCTCTCTACACCCCGCCTCCCAAACTGGCCGTGCTCATCTTACAAAACATCGTCGCTGTGCTTCCCGCTACGAAAACGCCATGCCGGTGAGATTTCTTCTCAAGGTGAGTGACCCCGACAACCTCTTTAAATTTTAGTGCCATACTCACCAACATAACCAGCTCGTTCATGGCCAGCTAGGCACGATGAGCCTGAACACGCTGCGACAACGCGTCCTCTATCCCTTCCCGCAGATCCGCGTGTGGGGCTGTTGTCAAGGTTAGGGTCGTTGACAGCCTCTATCTCACCATACCCAACTCGTACGTCTCTGCACATGTACGTGTGTTCCACGTAGTGACGTGCTCGTCTCGCAGATGAACTCGTCGCTGCGCTTCCCGATTCAAAAACACCACGATTTCTTCTCAAGGTTAGTGACCCCATCGAAGTCTTTTTACTGGCACGCTGTGTTGATGCGTCCAAGTCTTCTATCCATCCCTGCACATCCAATTGTGTCCGCCACGAAATTAACACCCATGAAGTCACATCCTTGAACAAAGCATTCCTGCACTTTCGCATGGTGTGTCCCTTGAAAACGATGCGCGTCAAGGTTAGTGATGGTGTTGACCACATTTGAAGAATGCTCACCAAGAAAAACACGGACCCTCGCATCCAGACCCACTGACCGCATCATTCTCACGTTGACGGCCGGTGTGGTAAGTGCCGTCTCACACGAAAAGTGATTCTGGACACTTGGGCATGCTGATGCGTAAAACGCGCTCCTTGGGATGGGCAGATTGATGTTTGTGGTGTTCATGAGGGACACATAGCCTGCTGTGCAGGTGAGGGGTTGAGGGTGCTAATTGGGCGAAAAGGGAAGGATGATCGAAGACGCGGTAGCTAGAGGATCAACTCTGGTAATGTTTGAGGGTTTCTGAAACTTGTTCTAGATTACGGACAAATAATAAGGAGTACAGTAAGTGATTTATTAATTTTATAGCAAGTTGTAGTACTAATTTCAATGGTTTCTACTATTACATGAATGAAATCCAGATGTCATGAGCATTTAGGTCAGTTTAGGCCATCGCTCCTCGGGAACATCTACCCATCCCACATAACAAGGCTTGTCAGGTCGCTTGGTGTACCGACCTTTGCATTTGACATTTCCACAATCACGACAACGGTTGTGGCAATGCTTGACCCGTTGGCGACCCGAACATTGTGTGGAGCCGCATTTTGCACAGGTACGAGGCCGTTTTCCCTTATCTAAAGCGTGCGATCGTTGAATCTGTTCACGCACACGTTTCTCAGACAGTGCTTCGCGATTTACACGATTGTGTACTGCAAGATTTGTCGCGGTAGTAAAGGTTTTTCGAGTTGTTGAGTGGGGCAGCAAAAGGTCGGAATTTGCACTTTGCAACGGTGTCTGTTGGTCATCGTGTACAGGTGTGTCTTTGTTGTTACCATGCACCTCTGAACGATTTGTATTAAAGGTTCCAACAGAAACGGACGTTGGAAGAAGTCCGTCATCGACACTCAGTGGTTTCAGAGTTTTCTCTGGTACACGGGGTGCCGTTACTGAGCGAGATGGGTTGCTAAGGATTGCTGCCAATGGTTTCCGAATGTCATATGTTGTAAAAAGAGACTCTTTAACATTGAGGTTTGTTTTCCAATGTGCATAGTACGATTTTAATTGTTCAATTAACTGCAGTAAATGAATATTAGGATACTAGTCATGTTTAAGCTATTTTGTGCTTACCTTGTATGATATCTCTGAATTGATATCAGCGTAGTGATTCCAGACCTTCACGGCCTTTTTCCAGATTGGGCCGGATGTCAGAGAGTTGTAGTCGGGATTGGCTTGCATAAGATCTCGGAAAAGCTGCTTTTCAATGTCGTTATGAATCGGAAGAATGGGCTTTCGTGTGTGTTGCATTTGAGCTAGAAAAGCATGACGTTGCTTTTTGTCAATGCTAGGAATAAATTCAGACATCCCAGTTGCAATGCGAATGCTGGTTGGAATCGGAAGAATGCCTAACGTTTCGGTGGTAGGAATGTATAGGTTTCCGTTAACCCATCCAGTAATTTCCACGGGATTTATTAGAACATCGTGAAGAAATGACAATCGCTCCTGAATGCTGTTGGTTAACCAGATTGAGAAATGGCTGCGATACTTTTGTCCAGTGCTATTGAATGTTCCAACCTAACAAAACAGTTTAATATGATAGAGTAAGTAACAGTAGATATGGTCTTTCTTACCACAAGGTTGTGGTGCAGAGTGAAATCAGCAAGGCATGAGTAAACATGTTGCACTGATGCACCCGACGATGGAAGATGTGATCTAAGATGAGTATGTACTCCACCCTCTGTCATGTTTGTTCCACGAAAACATCGATAGATAGTGAGACTTGGTGCTGCACTATCAATCCCTATTGCCGCATAGAGAGGAATTCCGGGTGGATCAGATATAAAACCGCGTCGTGTCAAATCAAGAATATGGCCCGAGGTCTTCCAATCATTAAAGTTAAACAAAGGAGCACCTGTTGTAGCATCTTTGAGGGGGCCAAAAGTTTCAAAAACCTTCTTTAGCAATCCATGCAGTATGTCAGCTGGTGGAATGATTCGTTTACATCGTTTCCATAACCAGCGTGGACGAAGCTTTTGGATTTGCTCAAAAGTCAATGGTGGTGTTTGCATTGCGCCCCATGCACTAATTTTGGCACGGTCTTCACCGTCAGGAATAAATATTGCATCCCGAAGCTGTCGGGCAAACTCTGCACGTAAACCATGTGTTGAGGAGATATGAAACATGTTGAAAACATGGAAAACGTCTTTGAGGACCCGGCTCCGAATTGTACTGTCCCAGGTATTTGGATACTGGTCCAGTACTTGTTGGCCTAACGATGCACTTTCTGGGTCAATATTGCGAGGATGGTCTGTGGTTATAGGAGGTGCACTAGTAGGCCGATGATTTTCAACAACAAGATTTCCGATTGAAGGAAttgaatcatcatcaaaagtTGCATCAAGTGAGAGGTCGTTATCATCCAACTCTGCCAAGCTGGCAGTCAATAGATCCTGATTGGATGACTGATCTAGAGACATAGGGCTTGTTTGAGCTCTAGAAGACGAGTCCGACTGACTTGAATGATGTGTCCAAAATGTTGGCGAAAAGGTCTTTAAATGACTTCGTAAACAGACAAGAGTAAATGGTGGTGTCCCAAATGATGCAAGTGAACAGTTCCGATGACTGCTGATTAGTGCACCAGGGACAAATACTTCTTCAATGTCGACAGCAGTTCTTGTAGTAGTAATATTGATGCCATCGAGTTGCCTATCATCTTTGTGGGATGAAATTTTTCCTCGAGCAATCACAGATGCCTTGTCGGTGTTGAATAAGAGAACAGGAATGCCTGCATTAAATTgagaaggaagaacttgCGGTGTTTCAAGAGTCGAAAGTTTGTTGTAAATGCATATACAAGCATATGCATCACAGGCTGCATAGGCGAGTTGATCGCGAGTAAGGATTTCATTTTCCCAAGCACTGCTAATGCGCTCGGGAACGTTTTTGTTTAATCGTTTTCCCAAAACCAATGCACATAGATCAGCCAAACTGCATCGTGCGGAAGATATTACCATTTTGTCTTTTGCATATTTGGCAAGGTCAAGAGCGCCAACAAAAGGTTTGGGTGACTGGGAAGCAGTTTGAAGATGCTTTAAATCGGCTTCAACAAGCCGTCCAGCTTTCACAATATTTGGATTTTCCAATAAAATCCTAAGCTGACTTGGAAGTGTACCGCCTGCTAACATATCACCAATCTAATCAGAATTTTATTAGTTTACATTTAATCATTGGTTTAAGTAGCTTATACATTACCTGAAGAATGTATATGGATGATTTATATGCTATTTGAATAATAGCTGTTTGTCCTCGATGCAGAATATGGCCATTAGATGATACTTCAACATTCCACTCGGAATCAAACCCTATCACGATTTTTTTGTCAGGATGACTTGGATCAAGATCATCAAGAATAGAGGCCATGGCAGCGTCTATGGCAGACGCTGTGCTTTTTACAAAAATAGCAATAGGCGGTGTCGGTACGGCAAGTGGTTCAAGATCTGGATACTTTTCAACTGGTACCACAGACTCTCGAAGAGACGGCCAGGCATCTTCAAGGAATGCCTTGTCACTGGCAACGTTATCTGTAAATGCAAGCTTGGGTTCGGAATGACCATACATCTTGAGTGAGTGAAGCATTTGCTTGAGTGCGAGCTNNNNNNNNNNNNNNNNNNNNNNNNNNNNNNNNNNNNNNNNNNNNNNNNNNNNNNNNNNNNNNNNNNNNNNNNNNNNNNNNNNNNNNNNNNNNNNNNNNNNCAATCTAGACAATTGGCCCGCCGGCGTCTTCTGGTATTTTGCAGTTGCACGCGACGGTTCTAGAACCTGTACATTGTACTTACTACATGTAGATTGTATACATATATGATGGGTTTATGCAGTACTATAGTTAAAGGTGCTGCGGAGCGAGGTCTGGTCTGGACTCTTGAATCTCTGGATTGCAGAGGATTCCGCAAAGTCTTTTGCTCCTTTTTTCCTTCCCGTCACGATATGGTTGCGGTTGTTGGTTGCAATTGGAATCGCACAAAGTTTGAAATAAAATTGCAAGTTTGCAAGTTTGGAATATCGGGCATCTGCCATCCAGTCGAACGTCCAGCAAATCAAAATTCTGACGTCTGACGACCTTTAAAAGTTGATCCTCCCTGATTTTCCCGCATCGTATACTTCTCATGCTTCTGGTTCTCCCGTTCCTTGCCATCGTCAAATTATCCATCAAACCATCAAATTAAAGCCATCACCGTCATCAAaccacatcatcatcatcaacatcaatgcGCGAGTTTAGCACAGATCCCGAACACAGCCTCCCGGGTGTTTTCACTGACGCATTCACCCAGAACGCCAGAAGCTGCCAAAGTCAGATTTTTagaatttgatttttggagtttAGATATTAGATATTATCTGATCGCTCGGCGGGACTTGAGGGTCCAGGACGCGGGACGCAGGAGCTGCGAGAATGTACCagaacaacaagaacaattGAAATCTTGCGCCGTGTGGGATTTTAGTTGGCATTGGGATTTGTATTTGGGTTCCATTGGGATTTAGATCTGGGCTGGGATGGGGTTGGAATAATTGCGAGTTGGGTCGGGGGCGGCGCCGGGCGGACTCAGGTTCTTTCAAGAAGACACAAGCAGGAAGGTGAAAGGGAACGACAGCGAAATGGCTACAGTGATGGAAGGGAATAGGGGACGGAGACGGGTGGCATGTCACTCAAGCAAAAGAGGAGGCTAGGGAGAGAAAATTCAAGAGAGATCAAGAAAAAACGAGGGAGCCAAAGTTGCAGGTTCAAGCGATGTCGGTCTCAATTTCCTCGACGTGGACAGTCTAGTGAAAATGGGAAGCTTGCTTGCTTACTGGCCGGGTAAAAGTAAAAAGGCTAGATACTAGATCTGAAATGGGACATCGAGTCCAGTTACCAAAGTCAATATACACCGCAACGCATCGCTCCGCGATGTGTCCAATGTGAATTCAGGGCGGAGCGGGGCAAGTTCTTGACACTGACAGAGATATTGATAGTAGTTGAGTACCTGAGAAACCTGAGTAGGTTTGTATGTGAGTATGGTATATACACTTTCGCACCGCATTTGTTGACATTGGATTTCGAGGGTGAAATTGTTTTTGTAGGATGTGAATTCAGCTCCAAATTTAATATTGGACACTCGATGTTAGATATTCAAAGCTTGATGCTTGATAGCCAAAGCTTGATTTGCGATGTGCGCGGCTTCGAAGGTACAAAGGTGCGCACGAAGACGGACATTACGACGTAAAAGTACGCGTACATAGTATGTCATTTCTTGATGTCGATGCACAGCCATGGAGGACTGGGGCCAAAGGATAAGAATAGAATAGCGTAGAGTAGAATTCAATAGAATGGAATAATGATAGGGGCGAGCAGGTCGGCAGGGAACAGAAGTACAATGTCATGGAATAGATGGCGCCTCCGACCCTGACACGCTTTGCCTGCTCGCACGACCCTGCGAGGGTTGTCCAGTAAAAGTACGGACATGTACGTACGTGTGCTCAAGTGACCCGTCCCGTCAACCGAATCTTCGGAGCTGCTAAGGTCGATGGGATAGAAATTAGGATACGATTGGGGGAGGGGGAATCACGATCATTGATGATCATaatgatgctgatgctgatgtcTATACCTAGGATTCGGACTTCCGAGTGATTACTCACTAATCAGGATCGCATCGAATCGAGGAATCGAGGACTGCGGACAAGGGACAAATGGAAGGAGACTAGACGAAAAGGCTGTGCTCGCGCGCCCGCGTGCGCGTGAGCGCTCACGGACCGATGCGAGGTTGCATTCTGGGTGCCCTGGCGAGAGCACCGCGATTGCAAAATGG
Proteins encoded:
- a CDS encoding Werner syndrome ATP-dependent helicase-like protein (Werner syndrome ATP-dependent helicase homolog), which produces MYGHSEPKLAFTDNVASDKAFLEDAWPSLRESVVPVEKYPDLEPLAVPTPPIAIFVKSTASAIDAAMASILDDLDPSHPDKKIVIGFDSEWNVEVSSNGHILHRGQTAIIQIAYKSSIYILQIGDMLAGGTLPSQLRILLENPNIVKAGRLVEADLKHLQTASQSPKPFVGALDLAKYAKDKMVISSARCSLADLCALVLGKRLNKNVPERISSAWENEILTRDQLAYAACDAYACICIYNKLSTLETPQVLPSQFNAGIPVLLFNTDKASVIARGKISSHKDDRQLDGINITTTRTAVDIEEVFVPGALISSHRNCSLASFGTPPFTLVCLRSHLKTFSPTFWTHHSSQSDSSSRAQTSPMSLDQSSNQDLLTASLAELDDNDLSLDATFDDDSIPSIGNLVVENHRPTSAPPITTDHPRNIDPESASLGQQVLDQYPNTWDSTIRSRVLKDVFHVFNMFHISSTHGLRAEFARQLRDAIFIPDGEDRAKISAWGAMQTPPLTFEQIQKLRPRWLWKRCKRIIPPADILHGLLKKVFETFGPLKDATTGAPLFNFNDWKTSGHILDLTRRGFISDPPGIPLYAAIGIDSAAPSLTIYRCFRGTNMTEGGVHTHLRSHLPSSGASVQHVYSCLADFTLHHNLVVGTFNSTGQKYRSHFSIWLTNSIQERLSFLHDVLINPVEITGWVNGNLYIPTTETLGILPIPTSIRIATGMSEFIPSIDKKQRHAFLAQMQHTRKPILPIHNDIEKQLFRDLMQANPDYNSLTSGPIWKKAVKVWNHYADINSEISYKLIEQLKSYYAHWKTNLNVKESLFTTYDIRKPLAAILSNPSRSVTAPRVPEKTLKPLSVDDGLLPTSVSVGTFNTNRSEVHGNNKDTPVHDDQQTPLQSANSDLLLPHSTTRKTFTTATNLAVHNRVNREALSEKRIRENGLVPVQNAAPHNVRVANGSSIATTVVVIVEMSNAKVGTPSDLTSLVMWDG